The following proteins are co-located in the Helicobacter sp. 'house sparrow 1' genome:
- a CDS encoding TolC family protein has protein sequence MKKLLLILIFINGLFSLNLEDVIHIVVSQSPDVKEKIALKQQGNYLKKATYGALMPSIDTGYVFSYNIPSSQRHYTLNSFNIKFNYNLFNGLKDYYAILQAKENTKRLDYNLTKSQAEIVLRAKQAYINILQFQTLLNILQERKKNIESQRNKAQQFVRQGIRAKNESLSMEILLSNTILSIKDTELKLSYQKQTLEKLLNTSFDTKDLEDIDINIHKEINISEIYQNILDQNPDYLNLTSMLDSAKFQNKSDFGNFLPTINLSGTKFWYIGGSNIVSTSYGLQSQIHLSATWNVFNGLRDNNKYQASRVYTLSLQNKIDALKRDLHLQLQDLVRQLMLTKEQFLISTDTLSKAEENYKIVNNRYAQGIATYTELIDAELLLNNARTNIAQAKYGFALLLAQIDYLENKIF, from the coding sequence ATGAAAAAGCTTCTGCTTATTTTAATTTTTATCAATGGTCTTTTTTCTCTAAATCTTGAAGATGTAATTCATATTGTTGTCTCCCAAAGCCCTGATGTAAAAGAAAAAATAGCCCTAAAGCAACAGGGAAATTATCTTAAAAAAGCAACTTATGGGGCTTTGATGCCAAGTATAGATACAGGATATGTCTTTAGCTACAATATTCCAAGTTCTCAAAGGCATTACACATTAAATAGTTTTAATATTAAATTTAACTATAATCTTTTTAATGGATTAAAAGATTACTATGCAATCCTACAGGCCAAAGAAAACACAAAAAGACTTGATTATAATCTCACAAAATCTCAAGCAGAGATTGTATTAAGAGCAAAACAAGCCTATATCAACATATTGCAATTTCAGACTCTTTTAAACATCCTTCAAGAGCGCAAAAAAAACATAGAATCTCAAAGAAATAAGGCACAACAATTTGTGCGTCAAGGTATTCGTGCAAAAAATGAATCTTTAAGTATGGAAATATTACTTTCAAATACAATACTTAGTATCAAAGATACAGAATTAAAACTTTCTTATCAAAAACAAACCCTAGAAAAACTTCTAAATACTTCTTTTGATACTAAGGATTTAGAGGATATTGATATTAATATCCACAAAGAAATAAACATATCAGAAATCTATCAAAATATTCTGGATCAAAACCCAGATTATTTAAATCTAACTTCAATGCTAGATAGTGCAAAATTTCAAAATAAAAGTGATTTTGGTAACTTTTTACCTACAATCAATTTAAGTGGGACAAAGTTTTGGTACATCGGTGGGAGCAATATTGTATCTACTAGTTATGGTCTTCAAAGTCAAATTCACTTAAGTGCAACTTGGAATGTTTTTAATGGGCTAAGAGACAATAATAAATATCAAGCCTCAAGAGTTTATACCCTATCCTTGCAAAATAAAATTGATGCCTTAAAAAGAGATTTGCATCTTCAATTACAAGATCTTGTAAGACAATTAATGCTTACAAAAGAACAATTTCTAATAAGCACAGATACACTTAGTAAGGCTGAAGAAAATTATAAAATAGTTAATAATCGTTATGCTCAAGGAATTGCAACCTATACAGAACTCATTGATGCAGAACTTTTATTAAATAATGCACGCACAAATATTGCTCAAGCAAAATATGGATTTGCATTACTTCTTGCACAAATTGACTATCTAGAAAATAAAATTTTTTAG